From a single Aspergillus puulaauensis MK2 DNA, chromosome 2, nearly complete sequence genomic region:
- a CDS encoding glycoside hydrolase family 47 protein (CAZy:GH47;~COG:G;~EggNog:ENOG410PG1N;~InterPro:IPR036026,IPR012341,IPR001382;~PFAM:PF01532;~TransMembrane:1 (i7-23o);~go_component: GO:0016020 - membrane [Evidence IEA];~go_function: GO:0004571 - mannosyl-oligosaccharide 1,2-alpha-mannosidase activity [Evidence IEA];~go_function: GO:0005509 - calcium ion binding [Evidence IEA];~go_process: GO:0005975 - carbohydrate metabolic process [Evidence IEA]) — protein MFLIRKSYALPAFFLTFFIYLFFNSLPPGAEIAYTEHHPQHPHESVTKPPKDDNSIRWTKNEEQYPISDYFPLPTASPSPIPQIQYNFPSESWFTRMLRKRKQSAVKKAFEHAWDGYKDNAWMRDELSPLSGGYRTSFAGWAATLVDSLDSLVIMGLMDEFEEALHALEHIDFSTTESVQINVFETNIRYLGGILGANDLTHGKYPILLQKATEVADFLYGSFDTKNRMPQSRWEWTRSASGLDVYPSPNTVLAELGSLNLEFTRMSQLTGDNKYFDAIQRITDSLESAQNNTEVPGLWPMMVDARSMRFSDPRYTVGAMADSTYEYLPKEHMLLGAQTQQYQRMYETAITPIKERLLFRPMTKDGKDILFSGNIYASSKSDTKKIDPQVEHLKCYLGGTVGIGAKIFNRSEELSVARKLTDGCIWAYDIMPSGIMPETMYVSACEDAENCPWDEGKWYQGVRSRPPKHANIAETDAAAIALIEELQLYPGVTQVADARYMLRPEAIESVFILYRITGDKKYQDDAWRMFKHIEKTTRTKYAHAAIDDVKKTRPAQMDFMESFWLAETLKYFYLIFSEPDLVSLDEYVLNTEAHPFRRPS, from the exons ATGTTTTTAATAAGGAAAAGCTATGCCTTGCCTGCATTCTTTCTTaccttttttatatatctctttttCAATTCCTTACCGCCAGGCGCGGAAATAGCCTATACTGAACACCATCCACAACATCCACACGAAAGCGTCACCAAGCCTCCAAAAGACGACAATAGTATACGTTGGACCAAAAATGAAGAACAGTATCCGATTTCCGATTATTTTCCCCTGCCAACCGCCTCCCCATCTCCGATCCCTCAAATCCAGTACAACTTCCCTTCGGAATCATGGTTCACTCGCATGTTGCGGAAGCGGAAGCAGAGCGCGGTAAAGAAAGCGTTTGAGCATGCATGGGATGGGTACAAGGACAATGCCTGGATGCGGGATGAACTATCGCCTTTGAGCGGGGGATACAGGACCTCTTTTGCCGGCTGGGCAGCTACACTGGTCGATTCTCTTGATTCGCTGGTTATCATGGGCCTTATGGATGAGTTTGAGGAAGCGTTGCATGCACTTGAGCATATCGACTTCTCAACAACTGAATCAGTTCAAATCAATGTCTTTGAGACTAACATCCGATATCTCGGAGGTATTCTTGGTGCCAATGATCTTACACACGGCAAGTATCCGATACTTCTGCAGAAGGCGACTGAGGTCGCCGACTTTCTCTACGGTTCTTTTGATACCAAGAACAGAATGCCCCAATCTCGATGGGAGTGGACGAG ATCCGCATCCGGGTTGGACGTATATCCAAGCCCAAACACAGTGCTCGCAGAACTCGGCTCTCTGAACCTAGAATTTACGCGGATGTCACAATTGACCGgggataataaatatttcgACGCGATCCAACGGATTACGGATAGCCTAGAATCGGCCCAAAATAACACTGAGGTGCCTGGTTTATGGCCAATGATGGTGGATGCCCGCTCGATGCGGTTTAGTGACCCTCGATACACCGTCGGTGCAATGGCAGATTCAACATATGAGTACCTTCCCAAGGAGCACATGCTTCTTGGAGCCCAGACACAACAATATCAACGAATGTACGAGACCGCAATTACGCCGATCAAGGAGCGACTTCTGTTTCGGCCCATGACCAAGGACGGAAAAGATATTCTATTCTCAGGGAACATTTACGCCTCATCAAAGTCCGACACGAAAAAGATTGACCCGCAAGTGGAACATCTCAAATGTTATCTTGGAGGCACAGTGGGAATTGGAGCGAAAATATTCAATCGTTCTGAAGAGCTGTCCGTTGCCCGGAAGTTGACCGATGGCTGCATCTGGGCGTACGACATCATGCCGTCCGGAATCATGCCTGAAACCATGTACGTCAGTGCCTGCGAAGACGCAGAGAATTGTCCATGGGACGAAGGTAAGTGGTATCAAGGCGTGCGGTCTCGTCCGCCTAAGCATGCCAACATTGCGGAAACCGATGCGGCAGCTATAGCCCTTATTGAGGAGCTCCAGCTATATCCAGGTGTCACGCAAGTCGCGGATGCACGTTATATGTTGAG GCCCGAGGCGATTGAGTCTGTGTTCATACTCTACCGCATCACAGGCGACAAGAAATACCAGGATGATGCATGGCGCATGTTCAAACACATTGAGAAGACTACTCGAACGAAGTACGCCCATGCAGCCATTGACGAtgtgaagaagacgaggccgGCTCAAATGGACTTTATGGAGAGCTTCTGGCTAGCGGAAACGCTGAAGTacttttatcttattttctCGGAGCCAGATCTCGTCAGTCTGGATGAATACGTGCT AAATACAGAAGCACATCCTTTTAGGCGCCCGTCATAA
- a CDS encoding uncharacterized protein (COG:S;~EggNog:ENOG410PWNC;~InterPro:IPR013921;~PFAM:PF08612;~go_component: GO:0016592 - mediator complex [Evidence IEA];~go_function: GO:0003712 - transcription coregulator activity [Evidence IEA];~go_process: GO:0006357 - regulation of transcription by RNA polymerase II [Evidence IEA]) — protein sequence MPLTGVFFIPSNPNASTALATITERISSQFADESTPVARWALEHKLMRDTPSCIPPSGTQRPTAPKYMQFLSLTHYPTHGFVYASQPPDGAGHGSATVTATPTPSSSQSSQPAHVTTPMVMTTVPLPSTNALYQHFVHACQPFWCPRHTTAVPNGMVYEIGDFRVRVGDVRQTQPAVRVRGTVVEIEWRGPSLVTTLSGLYQSRRQKRAKASSPYTWGQGENDEDDDSGIDMAFPDAVEESDIDVEYAATASLIREFWAKLGFEGAREAILVPDVGKEVKEQLRKLKQENNQNANQKRNQDGNGQQMDEDPDPNAGADVARQFMEILRFNR from the exons ATGCCTCTCACAGG AGTCTTTTTCATCCCCTCAAATCCAAATGCCTCCACGGCCCTGGCCACAATAACAGAGCGCATTAGCTCTCAATTCGCTGATGAGTCAACGCCTGTCGCACGCTGGGCCCTCGAGCACAAGCTCATGCGAGACACTCCCTCGTGTATACCACCATCAGGAACTCAAAGACCCACGGCTCCAAAATATATGCAGTTTCTTTCTCTGACACATTATCCCACCCATGGATTCGTATACGCTTCACAGCCCCCAGATGGGGCGGGTCATGGCTCAGCAACAGTGACAGCGACTCCTACCCCATCGAGCTCGCAATCCTCACAGCCTGCACATGTTACAACACCAATGGTTATGACAACCGTCCCGCTTCCGTCAACCAACGCCTTATATCAGCATTTCGTACACGCCTGCCAACCCTTCTGGTGCCCCAGGCACACAACTGCTGTGCCAAACGGCATGGTCTATGAAATCGGCGACTTCCGCGTTCGCGTCGGCGATGTACGACAAACACAACCTGCTGTGCGGGTACGAGGAACAGTGGTAGAAATAGAATGGCGGGGTCCGTCTCTGGTTACCACGCTATCAGGACTGTATCAGTCAaggaggcagaagagagCAAAGGCATCTAGTCCCTATACATGGGGCCAGGGAGaaaatgacgaggacgatgattcTGGTATTGATATGGCGTTTCCCGATGCCGTGGAGGAATCAGATATCGATGTGGAGTATGCCGCCACTGCATCTTTGATTAGGGAGTTCTGGGCGAAACTGGGGTTTGAAGGAGCTAGAGAGGCCATTCTTGTGCCCGATGTAGGGAAGGAGGTCAAGGAGCAGCTGCGGAAACTGAAGCAGGAAAACAACCAGAATGCTAACCAGAAAAGGAACCAGGATGGAAATGGGCAGCAAATGGATGAAGATCCCGATCCCAATGCTGGCGCGGATGTGGCAAGGCAGTTCATGGAGATTCTTAGATTTAACCGATGA